In Halomarina ordinaria, one genomic interval encodes:
- a CDS encoding cation:proton antiporter yields the protein MVELLTPLGAIFIVAAIFLVFATRLGIPAVPIYIIVGVILAPFIPQGTTLELAQWGVAFLVFTFGVEVEPGRFRAVARDSEHVAALQVLLIGSLVFGLGLVFGLDTLNAVYFASAAALSSSLVGRELAVHDIRRNLIQGRLISSIHFAQDLFAVVLILVLSADVFTPDGIALKLGYGVVILLVAALVRVYVFDLLVSLSGDSDELIILTGVALLLGFISLAELTGISIVVGAFAAGLAITRDFPDKLALEAGLESFDDFFAAVFFVTVGSLITVPTPRALLFAGVLLFVIVVLKPLVTIYALLYQGYETRTASLTSFGLDQVSEFTLIIAIQALILERIQPDVFEAIILVAALTMITSTATRQYSEPLYRILMRILPLESTHSKLNNRSSVDSSLTNHVIIVGYGRLGTLAARTCEDEGQPVVVVEHDPDRHELATTHENHIFGDAVSSETWERANADEAQLILSTVSDRQLSSQILGLETDADIILRSDRVDEAGELLEAGAEYVIVPDFLASEQLLEKIRTVLTEDVSLEELRSRNKRRLHQDLEFR from the coding sequence ATGGTTGAGCTCCTGACGCCCCTCGGCGCAATCTTCATCGTCGCCGCCATTTTCCTCGTGTTTGCGACGCGACTGGGGATACCCGCAGTGCCGATCTATATCATCGTGGGAGTAATACTGGCGCCGTTTATCCCGCAAGGGACCACCCTTGAGCTCGCACAATGGGGAGTCGCATTCCTCGTGTTCACCTTCGGTGTTGAAGTCGAACCAGGGCGGTTTCGGGCCGTTGCACGTGACAGCGAGCACGTCGCTGCCCTCCAAGTCCTGCTGATCGGTAGTCTCGTATTCGGCTTGGGACTCGTATTCGGACTCGACACGTTGAACGCAGTCTACTTCGCGAGTGCAGCTGCACTCAGTTCCTCACTCGTCGGCCGAGAGCTTGCGGTACACGACATTCGTCGTAATCTCATTCAGGGACGCCTCATCTCGTCGATACATTTTGCGCAGGACCTGTTCGCAGTCGTGCTCATCCTCGTGTTGAGCGCGGACGTGTTCACTCCTGATGGTATTGCGCTCAAACTCGGGTACGGCGTCGTTATCCTCCTCGTCGCAGCGCTCGTTCGAGTGTACGTGTTCGATCTTCTCGTCTCGCTGTCGGGAGACTCCGACGAACTCATCATCTTGACCGGAGTCGCGCTCCTCCTCGGGTTCATCAGCCTCGCCGAGCTAACCGGCATCTCGATCGTCGTCGGAGCGTTCGCCGCCGGACTGGCGATCACACGGGACTTCCCGGACAAATTGGCGCTCGAAGCGGGTCTCGAGTCGTTCGACGATTTCTTCGCTGCGGTATTCTTTGTCACCGTTGGTAGTCTGATTACAGTCCCCACACCACGAGCACTGCTGTTCGCTGGAGTACTGCTGTTCGTAATCGTCGTACTCAAGCCCCTAGTGACGATCTACGCACTTCTCTATCAGGGATACGAAACCAGAACGGCATCGTTGACGAGCTTCGGGCTCGATCAGGTGAGTGAATTCACCCTCATCATCGCTATCCAGGCGTTGATACTCGAGCGGATTCAACCGGACGTCTTCGAGGCGATTATCCTCGTGGCGGCACTCACAATGATCACGTCAACCGCGACGCGTCAGTACAGCGAGCCACTATACCGAATCCTGATGCGGATTCTGCCGCTGGAATCGACGCACTCCAAACTGAATAACCGAAGTTCCGTCGACTCATCTCTGACAAACCACGTCATTATCGTTGGATACGGCCGACTCGGAACGCTTGCGGCGCGGACGTGTGAAGATGAAGGCCAACCCGTTGTCGTGGTCGAACACGATCCGGACAGGCACGAATTGGCCACAACCCACGAGAATCACATTTTCGGCGATGCAGTCAGCAGCGAAACCTGGGAACGAGCGAACGCCGATGAAGCGCAATTGATTCTCTCGACAGTCTCCGACCGACAGCTTTCTAGCCAAATCCTCGGATTAGAGACGGATGCGGATATCATCCTTCGGTCGGACCGCGTCGATGAAGCGGGAGAATTGCTGGAAGCTGGTGCAGAGTACGTTATCGTTCCCGACTTCCTCGCCTCGGAACAGCTCCTGGAAAAGATTCGAACGGTACTCACCGAAGACGTGTCGCTCGAAGAGTTGCGGTCACGGAACAAACGCCGCTTACACCAGGACCTGGAATTTCGATAG
- a CDS encoding universal stress protein, which yields MTDSTTQGPILVPIANPETADQLVSTAADIATDTGRPLEVLTVIRVPEQVPLSEGERLVTDEREILDYAADLVSDPAIQVSSRIRFARSIASGILSVAEEQGIETILMGWRGRPRRRDIILGSHLDQVLRKASCDVLVKRMDGDEELQQILLPVAGGPNTKLAATVAGSLARVHDAEIRVIVVHSPNETTDTRDEKETMLEGVIGGFTGVPVITQEIVESDSVGDTIVDQSKDVDLVVLGATSEDLFRRSVIGSLPEQVGRRSASSVLMVKEHRNIPSRLTRFISHLRREILRF from the coding sequence ATGACTGATTCGACCACCCAGGGGCCGATTCTCGTTCCAATCGCAAATCCAGAGACGGCAGACCAACTCGTCTCGACGGCTGCGGATATCGCGACTGACACCGGACGTCCACTCGAGGTGCTGACGGTGATCAGAGTTCCCGAGCAGGTACCGCTTTCTGAAGGAGAGCGACTCGTCACCGACGAGCGTGAGATTCTCGACTATGCTGCTGATCTCGTCAGCGATCCCGCTATCCAGGTATCGAGCCGCATTCGTTTTGCTCGCTCGATAGCGAGCGGAATTCTCAGCGTTGCAGAAGAGCAGGGCATCGAGACGATTCTCATGGGCTGGCGAGGGCGTCCACGTCGACGGGACATAATCTTAGGTTCCCATCTCGATCAGGTGCTTCGAAAGGCCTCGTGCGACGTACTCGTTAAACGGATGGACGGCGATGAAGAGCTACAACAAATTCTGCTTCCCGTCGCTGGGGGTCCGAACACCAAACTGGCTGCAACCGTAGCAGGCTCTCTCGCTCGCGTTCACGATGCCGAAATCCGTGTCATCGTCGTCCACTCACCCAACGAAACAACAGATACACGTGACGAGAAAGAAACGATGTTAGAGGGTGTTATCGGCGGATTTACTGGCGTTCCAGTGATTACTCAAGAAATCGTGGAGAGTGACTCCGTTGGTGACACAATAGTCGACCAATCGAAAGACGTTGATCTCGTTGTTCTCGGGGCGACGTCTGAAGACCTCTTCCGCCGTTCTGTTATCGGATCGCTCCCTGAACAGGTGGGGCGACGATCGGCTAGCTCGGTGCTGATGGTCAAAGAGCACCGAAATATCCCCTCTCGACTGACACGGTTCATCTCACACCTCCGACGTGAAATACTTCGTTTCTAA
- a CDS encoding mechanosensitive ion channel family protein, whose translation MDRTLFDISHSPEFLLQTASDIPLSDRPWLLVIAILVISYLFSRLIEWGGHKLLDQSDYWPDDSINRAFFQEIHMPLYVSVALGGIYLSLSVLGVVESSYFLVGAILSILVVLWMRAAKRLGGQWIEAVNATESDYEFSPIFKNFWTILIVLGTGISLLVIWEIDITPFLASAGIIGIILGLAAQEAIGNLIGGVSLYFDDTYNTGDVIILEGGQRGTVTDIGIRSTTVLTRDNILITVPNAVLNSASVVNESAPQRRKRIRVPITAAYGTDYRDVEEILLGVCDEIPLILDSPSPRVMFREFGDSALIFELWAYVAHPFSEQRAIDQINRLVYDEFDNADIVIPFPQREISFLESEQDGFPQQSEERTYVNEGEEPLSDESSN comes from the coding sequence ATGGACAGGACATTGTTCGATATCTCTCACAGCCCAGAATTTCTACTCCAAACCGCTAGCGACATCCCCCTCAGTGACCGGCCGTGGCTACTCGTCATCGCTATCCTCGTCATCTCATACCTTTTTTCACGGCTAATTGAGTGGGGCGGACATAAACTCCTAGACCAATCAGACTACTGGCCAGACGACTCGATCAACCGCGCCTTTTTCCAAGAGATTCACATGCCTCTGTACGTTTCAGTGGCTCTTGGCGGGATTTACCTCAGTCTAAGCGTTCTCGGGGTCGTCGAATCGAGTTACTTCCTCGTCGGTGCCATCCTTTCGATACTCGTCGTGCTGTGGATGCGAGCAGCAAAACGCCTCGGAGGCCAGTGGATCGAGGCCGTGAATGCGACTGAGAGTGACTATGAATTCTCGCCAATTTTCAAGAACTTCTGGACCATCCTCATCGTTCTCGGGACCGGGATCAGCCTCCTCGTCATTTGGGAGATTGATATCACCCCGTTTCTCGCGTCGGCAGGAATCATCGGGATCATCCTTGGGTTGGCTGCACAGGAAGCCATCGGTAATTTGATCGGTGGCGTTTCGCTATACTTCGACGACACCTATAATACCGGAGACGTGATTATCTTGGAGGGCGGCCAGCGAGGGACGGTTACTGACATTGGGATTCGGAGTACGACGGTTCTCACACGCGACAATATCCTAATTACAGTCCCGAACGCGGTATTGAACTCCGCATCGGTCGTTAACGAGTCAGCACCACAGCGACGAAAGCGAATTCGTGTTCCGATTACAGCCGCATATGGAACAGACTACCGTGATGTCGAAGAGATTCTCCTGGGAGTCTGCGACGAAATTCCACTTATCCTCGACTCGCCCTCTCCGCGGGTGATGTTCCGCGAGTTTGGTGATTCTGCACTCATCTTCGAACTCTGGGCCTACGTTGCCCATCCCTTTAGCGAGCAGCGAGCGATTGACCAGATTAATCGGCTGGTCTACGACGAGTTCGACAACGCAGACATCGTCATCCCCTTCCCGCAGCGGGAAATCAGCTTCCTCGAATCGGAACAAGATGGTTTTCCACAACAGTCTGAGGAACGAACATACGTTAATGAGGGGGAAGAACCACTTTCAGATGAATCAAGCAACTAA
- a CDS encoding diadenylate cyclase — MPTPASLDIDYQSHERVMKLIDILKFCIEDISLAFESWDEPYVTGPGLYFAIVSGHTVRNHADPMGANRWPVSTSRDVLDDVDSFYEATAEVARNRDGAVVISVDGIVQEQMVRFHDYSADPNQPTESHIQYADWMGSRHMSAADTSARPDVVTTMTLSAETGRVTVFDDGEYSTTPRDELYQAWQ, encoded by the coding sequence ATGCCTACTCCTGCGTCGTTGGATATCGATTATCAGTCCCATGAACGTGTAATGAAGTTGATTGATATACTCAAGTTCTGTATCGAGGATATCAGTTTGGCGTTCGAGTCTTGGGATGAACCGTACGTCACTGGTCCGGGGCTCTACTTTGCCATCGTCTCGGGACACACGGTGAGGAATCACGCAGATCCGATGGGGGCGAATAGATGGCCCGTATCTACATCTCGTGATGTCCTCGATGACGTCGATAGCTTTTATGAAGCAACGGCTGAGGTTGCTCGCAATCGTGACGGAGCTGTCGTTATCAGTGTGGACGGGATCGTCCAGGAGCAGATGGTCCGATTCCATGATTATTCAGCTGATCCAAATCAGCCAACCGAATCTCACATTCAGTATGCCGATTGGATGGGGTCACGCCATATGAGTGCCGCCGACACGTCTGCGCGGCCTGATGTCGTTACGACGATGACCCTTAGCGCTGAAACAGGGCGCGTAACGGTATTCGACGATGGAGAGTACTCTACGACGCCTCGTGATGAACTCTATCAAGCGTGGCAGTAA
- a CDS encoding DNA-binding protein, translated as MSDLIVKAAVKDALSDHNVSADFYDALNEEVAELLDDAAERAEANDRKTVQPRDL; from the coding sequence ATGTCTGACCTAATCGTCAAAGCAGCCGTGAAGGACGCGCTCTCGGACCACAACGTCTCGGCAGATTTCTACGACGCCCTCAACGAAGAGGTCGCCGAACTGCTCGACGACGCCGCCGAGCGTGCCGAGGCCAACGACCGGAAGACGGTCCAGCCCCGCGACCTATAG
- a CDS encoding PadR family transcriptional regulator yields the protein MHDLTGFQRDILYVTTGLEEPHGLAIKDELDDYYEQEINHGRLYPNLDDLVNKGLLEKGELDKRTNVYTVTQRGLREIEARREWESQYLEDVNAPTTS from the coding sequence ATGCACGATCTAACTGGGTTCCAGCGGGATATCTTGTACGTAACCACCGGGCTCGAGGAACCACATGGGCTCGCAATCAAGGACGAACTCGACGACTACTACGAGCAGGAGATCAATCATGGCCGCCTCTATCCGAATCTCGACGATCTCGTCAACAAAGGACTGCTGGAGAAGGGTGAACTCGACAAGCGGACGAACGTGTACACGGTCACGCAACGCGGATTGCGGGAAATCGAGGCGCGACGTGAGTGGGAAAGTCAGTATTTAGAAGATGTGAACGCACCCACTACGTCGTAG
- a CDS encoding copper-translocating P-type ATPase, whose product MHEGHEQMFRRRFFVSTILSIPVLLYSETLQEWLGFSVPMFPGSEWIAPAFSIVVFAYGGIPFLQMAVPELKDRAPGMMTLISMGITVAFVYSLASVVFPTESAFFWELVTLIDIMLLGHWIEMRSVRRASSAVDELARLMPDTAERITDDGNTEDVPVDELSEGDLVLVRPGASVPADGVVEKGDSDVEESMITGESKPVSKEPGDEVIGGTINGDGSLRVRVGATGEETTLAGIMRLVEEAQQSKSKTQVLADRAAGWLFYVALGTAVVTALAWTVAVSFDATVIERVVTVLVIACPHALGLAIPLVVAINTSLAARNGMLVRDRIAMEDARNLDAIIFDKTGTLTEGEHGVVDMVTDDGVDEDDALALAAAVESDSEHMIARAIREAADERGLSASDATDFEAIKGRGVRASVDGNEVYVGGPNLLTQLDSDIPGNLQRFADEAGQNTQTVVYLVREGELIAAFAMADVIREESYRVVDALHDLGIEVAMLTGDSRDVATAVADELGIDTVFAEVLPEDKDKKVRELQAQDKLVGMVGDGVNDAPALTRADIGIAIGSGTDVAVQSADVILVQNNPMDVVRLVKLSKASYRKMQENIVWAAGYNVFALPLAAGVLAPIGVLLSPAVGALLMSLSTVIVAINAQLLRRVDLSIPELPSGTPSIDAQPAD is encoded by the coding sequence ATGCACGAGGGCCACGAACAGATGTTCCGCCGACGCTTCTTCGTCTCGACGATCCTCTCGATTCCCGTTCTTCTCTATAGCGAAACGCTGCAGGAGTGGCTTGGCTTCTCCGTCCCAATGTTTCCGGGTAGCGAGTGGATTGCTCCGGCATTCTCCATCGTCGTCTTCGCGTACGGTGGAATCCCGTTCCTCCAGATGGCGGTGCCGGAACTGAAAGACCGAGCACCGGGGATGATGACGCTCATCTCGATGGGGATTACTGTCGCGTTTGTCTACAGCCTCGCGAGTGTAGTCTTCCCAACGGAGTCTGCGTTCTTCTGGGAGCTCGTCACGCTCATCGACATTATGCTGCTTGGGCACTGGATCGAGATGCGGTCGGTTCGGCGTGCATCGAGCGCCGTCGACGAGTTGGCGAGACTAATGCCCGATACCGCCGAACGAATCACCGACGACGGTAATACCGAAGACGTCCCCGTGGACGAACTCTCCGAGGGCGACCTGGTGCTCGTCCGGCCGGGCGCGAGCGTCCCCGCCGACGGCGTCGTCGAGAAGGGCGATTCGGACGTCGAGGAATCGATGATAACGGGTGAGTCGAAACCGGTTTCGAAAGAACCTGGCGACGAGGTCATCGGCGGTACCATCAACGGCGACGGCAGCCTCCGCGTGCGCGTCGGTGCGACAGGCGAGGAGACAACGCTCGCGGGCATCATGCGACTGGTTGAGGAAGCCCAGCAAAGCAAATCCAAGACACAGGTGTTGGCTGACAGAGCGGCTGGATGGCTGTTTTACGTCGCACTCGGGACAGCAGTCGTGACGGCACTCGCGTGGACAGTCGCAGTCTCGTTCGATGCGACCGTGATCGAGCGGGTCGTCACGGTACTCGTCATCGCCTGCCCACACGCCCTCGGACTTGCCATCCCGTTGGTCGTCGCGATCAATACGTCACTCGCGGCCCGCAACGGGATGCTCGTCCGCGATCGGATCGCGATGGAGGACGCTCGGAATCTGGACGCCATCATCTTTGACAAGACAGGGACGCTCACCGAGGGCGAGCATGGCGTCGTCGATATGGTGACCGACGATGGCGTCGACGAGGACGACGCCCTCGCCTTGGCGGCGGCCGTCGAGAGCGACTCCGAGCATATGATCGCGCGAGCCATCCGCGAGGCAGCCGACGAGCGTGGTCTTAGCGCATCTGATGCGACTGACTTCGAGGCGATTAAAGGCCGAGGTGTCCGCGCGAGCGTCGACGGAAATGAGGTGTACGTCGGTGGGCCGAACCTGTTAACCCAACTCGATAGCGATATTCCAGGCAACCTCCAACGATTCGCTGACGAGGCCGGTCAGAACACCCAGACCGTAGTGTATCTCGTTCGTGAAGGGGAGTTGATAGCAGCATTCGCGATGGCTGACGTGATCCGCGAGGAGAGTTATCGAGTCGTCGACGCGCTGCACGACCTCGGGATCGAGGTGGCGATGCTGACTGGTGATTCCCGAGATGTCGCAACCGCCGTCGCCGACGAATTGGGCATCGACACGGTGTTCGCGGAAGTCCTCCCAGAGGACAAGGACAAGAAAGTCCGAGAACTTCAAGCGCAGGACAAGCTCGTGGGCATGGTCGGCGACGGCGTGAACGACGCGCCGGCGTTGACGCGGGCCGATATCGGGATCGCTATCGGGAGCGGCACGGACGTTGCCGTCCAGTCGGCGGACGTCATCCTCGTCCAGAACAACCCGATGGACGTGGTCCGACTCGTGAAACTCAGCAAGGCGAGCTATCGGAAGATGCAGGAGAACATCGTTTGGGCGGCCGGGTACAACGTCTTCGCACTCCCGCTTGCAGCGGGCGTCCTTGCCCCGATCGGAGTTCTGCTATCACCGGCTGTCGGTGCGCTCCTGATGTCACTAAGTACAGTCATCGTCGCCATCAACGCCCAACTGCTTCGGCGCGTGGATCTGTCCATCCCCGAGCTTCCAAGCGGGACACCATCGATTGACGCACAACCTGCAGACTGA
- a CDS encoding succinate dehydrogenase/fumarate reductase iron-sulfur subunit, with amino-acid sequence MSSQQTPSEAKEKSDTDSTPQQQRLDKKQERAKEQEAQAAAEAQSSADEETTLLKVFRYDPEVEAKQEPRFDDFHVPYEKGMTVLDALIYARDHFDSSLTFRHSCQMAVCGSDGLFINGSQRLGCQTQISDLNDPVRVEPLPHEPVIKDLVVDMDHFFERMESVEPYFQPDELPDGELEEQRQSPQNREKIKMASRCIQCGCCTSSCNPSQFDDEYIGPAAIVKGYRFYMDEREGEAAQERRLELLDKEHGVWQCHTQFSCTTVCPKDIPITEEIQEMKRESVKQNLKFW; translated from the coding sequence ATGAGCTCCCAACAAACACCCTCAGAGGCAAAAGAGAAATCCGACACTGACTCTACACCACAGCAGCAGCGTCTCGATAAGAAACAGGAACGAGCAAAAGAGCAGGAGGCACAAGCGGCCGCTGAAGCACAGTCTTCCGCCGATGAGGAGACAACGCTCCTGAAGGTCTTCCGGTACGATCCTGAAGTCGAAGCCAAGCAAGAACCCCGATTCGATGACTTCCACGTTCCCTACGAAAAGGGGATGACTGTCTTGGATGCACTCATCTACGCTCGTGACCACTTCGACTCGAGTCTCACATTCCGTCACTCGTGCCAAATGGCGGTGTGTGGAAGTGACGGCCTATTCATCAACGGCAGCCAGCGACTCGGCTGCCAAACGCAAATTTCCGATCTCAACGATCCAGTCCGTGTTGAGCCGCTCCCGCATGAACCAGTGATCAAGGACCTGGTAGTGGATATGGATCACTTCTTCGAACGGATGGAATCCGTCGAACCATATTTCCAGCCTGACGAGCTTCCTGATGGGGAACTCGAAGAACAGCGCCAATCTCCCCAGAATCGTGAGAAGATCAAGATGGCCTCGCGTTGCATCCAATGTGGCTGTTGTACGTCGTCGTGTAATCCCTCACAGTTCGACGACGAGTACATCGGTCCTGCAGCCATCGTCAAGGGATACCGGTTCTACATGGATGAACGCGAAGGGGAGGCTGCACAGGAACGTCGACTGGAACTACTCGACAAAGAACATGGGGTCTGGCAGTGTCATACGCAGTTCTCGTGTACGACCGTCTGCCCGAAGGATATCCCAATCACCGAGGAGATCCAAGAGATGAAACGCGAATCCGTCAAACAGAACCTGAAATTTTGGTAG
- a CDS encoding tryptophan--tRNA ligase, with product MTAENEFTVTPYSVDGEIDYEKLLEQFGADPLSDDQITAFPDPPHPLVHRRVFYAERDIDRFLSAVNAGQPHSIVTGRGPSGPMHIGHVLPFYFAKYLQEQTNALVYIPVSDDEKYFLKEMSLEVIGAHTRENLLDLLAVGFDPDRTRIIVDTADGDVVYPLATAFAKAVTQSTIEATYGEPANIGLSFYPAVQATHLLLPQLIEGRHPTLVPIAIDQDPHIRICRDIADKQRYDVDKPSALLSKFLPSLAGPGKMSSSDDAPSILLSDDREAVFEKIRAHAYSGGQSTIDEHRDLGGDPERDTSFQFLSYFFEADDERLERLAQEYRDGSLLSGELKDIAAENIADFLERHQERRRQLGSLVDELPAYRLTDAERKRARQRVGFLDEELF from the coding sequence ATGACAGCAGAAAACGAGTTCACCGTCACGCCCTACAGCGTCGACGGAGAGATCGACTACGAGAAACTCCTCGAACAGTTCGGGGCTGACCCGCTCTCGGACGACCAGATCACAGCCTTCCCCGACCCACCCCATCCGCTTGTTCATCGAAGGGTGTTCTACGCAGAACGTGACATAGACAGGTTCCTCTCCGCTGTTAACGCAGGGCAACCACACTCTATTGTTACGGGTCGTGGCCCATCAGGGCCGATGCATATCGGTCACGTCCTCCCGTTCTACTTCGCCAAGTACCTACAAGAGCAGACAAACGCTCTCGTCTACATTCCAGTGTCCGACGACGAGAAATACTTCCTCAAAGAGATGTCTCTCGAAGTAATCGGCGCTCACACTCGTGAGAACTTACTCGATCTGCTCGCAGTAGGATTTGATCCAGATAGGACGCGTATCATCGTGGATACAGCGGATGGAGACGTGGTGTATCCCCTCGCAACCGCATTTGCAAAAGCGGTGACCCAATCGACTATCGAGGCAACGTACGGAGAACCTGCGAATATTGGTCTGTCATTCTATCCCGCAGTGCAGGCGACACACCTCCTCTTGCCGCAACTCATCGAGGGCCGTCATCCGACGCTCGTCCCGATCGCAATCGATCAAGACCCCCATATCCGCATCTGTCGGGACATTGCGGACAAACAGCGATACGACGTCGATAAACCGAGCGCGTTGCTCTCGAAATTCCTTCCGAGCCTCGCAGGGCCAGGCAAGATGAGCTCTTCGGACGACGCGCCCAGTATTCTCCTCTCCGACGACAGAGAGGCCGTGTTCGAGAAGATTCGGGCCCACGCGTATTCCGGTGGTCAATCGACCATTGACGAGCACAGAGACCTGGGTGGAGATCCCGAGAGAGACACGTCGTTCCAGTTTCTTTCGTATTTCTTCGAAGCGGACGACGAACGGCTGGAACGACTTGCCCAGGAATATCGTGATGGATCGCTGTTGAGTGGTGAACTCAAAGATATCGCGGCAGAGAACATAGCTGATTTTCTCGAACGTCACCAAGAACGACGAAGGCAGTTGGGGTCACTCGTGGATGAGTTACCAGCGTACAGATTGACCGATGCTGAGCGAAAGCGGGCTCGCCAACGAGTCGGATTTCTAGATGAGGAGCTGTTTTAG
- a CDS encoding redoxin domain-containing protein, which yields MVSTGDTAPNFTATYRGSEHETFELVEHLGEGPTVLAFFPGAFTPPCSNEMVALQERLDELQDAGATLFGISADSSFSLGAFADEYDLEFDLVSDMGGEAIPEYDLSIDIPDLGLYGVANRAVIVLDEDRTVTYRWVAEDPTNEPDYDELIEAVEAV from the coding sequence ATGGTTTCAACAGGAGATACTGCGCCGAATTTCACAGCGACGTACCGAGGAAGCGAACACGAGACGTTCGAACTTGTCGAGCATCTTGGAGAGGGTCCTACCGTATTAGCGTTCTTCCCCGGGGCGTTTACACCTCCGTGTTCGAACGAGATGGTAGCCCTCCAAGAGCGTCTCGATGAGCTTCAAGATGCGGGAGCGACACTCTTCGGCATCAGCGCCGATTCATCATTCTCCCTCGGTGCGTTCGCAGACGAGTACGATCTCGAGTTCGACCTCGTCAGTGATATGGGGGGCGAAGCGATTCCGGAATACGACCTCTCTATCGACATCCCGGACTTAGGCCTGTACGGTGTCGCCAACCGGGCTGTGATCGTCCTTGACGAAGATCGGACTGTGACCTACAGGTGGGTAGCTGAAGATCCGACGAACGAACCAGACTACGATGAACTCATCGAGGCCGTCGAGGCCGTCTGA